A genomic stretch from Hemicordylus capensis ecotype Gifberg chromosome 5, rHemCap1.1.pri, whole genome shotgun sequence includes:
- the LOC128326181 gene encoding uncharacterized protein LOC128326181 isoform X4 produces MQKKALSQILLLHSITGGMQDAFRKLRCPCFRLISQVAVQSPALVAQLKILSPVTHIFTSAQMSITKTIKIKEMLLTIVSVFMTGGHKKQMRLLLSNYVHSTCATKVLCVDPFARCTCYILLLADDSCVPQIICIINFHCLLHFFTKDFITIFCYYLF; encoded by the exons ATACTTCTGCTTCACTCCATAACTGGGGGGATGCAAGATGCATTTAGAAAACTGAGATGCCCCTGCTTCCGACTTATAAGCCAAG tagctgtacagtctccagccctggttgctcagctgaagatcctgagtcctgtaacccataTTTTTACAAGTGCCCAG ATGTCCATCACAAAGACTATCAAGATCAAAGAGATGCTCCTTACGATTGTTTCAGTATTCATGACTGGAGGCCATAAGAAACAGATGAGGCTCCTGTTGAGTAATTATGTGCACAGTACTTGTGCAACTAAAGTGCTTTGTGTTGATCCTTTTGCAAGATGTACTTGTTACATTTTACTGTTAGCAGATGATAGCTGTGTGCCACAGATTATCTGTATTATTAACTTCcattgtttattgcatttttttaCCAAGGATTTCATAACAATTTtctgctattatttattttaa